One segment of Solanum stenotomum isolate F172 chromosome 1, ASM1918654v1, whole genome shotgun sequence DNA contains the following:
- the LOC125877968 gene encoding probable galacturonosyltransferase 3, protein MEARFKGSFISPTLLIFFFFFLVAPSPVELSNVSSLRGELKGLFPSYDCPQCINRKEHGRISAARPDEKNIGILVTYTDANGAVRTRSINSKDLSTSWIWRYPSDEDGDHKKSSKEVEGKSQKPDKLEGTIDHSNGNKNQYGVVVEHKSASELHPIKLKRQRLRNERRERRTAELIEQDKDIENQIQDAAVERAKELDTTSKGKYNIWRKEYENPNADSTLKLMRDQIIMARAYATIAKAKNEDSLYDSLINHSRESQLAIGEATSDSELQPSALDRAKDMGHVLAAAKDQLYDCMTLARKLRVMLQSAETGLNMLKKRSAFLIQLAAKTVPRPLHCLPLLLTTDFFIRRYKEREFPNKEKLEDPSLFHYAIFSDNVLATSVVVNSTILHAKEPEKHVFHIVTDKLNFPAMKMWFLVNPPAAATIHIENVDDFTWLNSTYCPVLRQLESARMIEYYFKAHQSNSLTSGTDNLKYRNPKYLSMLNHLRFYLPEVYPKLEKILFLDDDIVVQKDLTPLWSVNLQGMVNGAVETCKESFHRFDKYLNFSNPKISENFDPNACGWAFGMNVFDLKEWRRRNITGIYHYWQERNEDRTLWKLGTLPPGLITFYNLTHPLDRSWHVLGLGYDPALNKTEIQNGAVVHYNGNYKPWLDLAIAKYKAYWSRYVMFNNSYLQLCNIRE, encoded by the exons ATGGAGGCTCGTTTTAAAGGATCGTTCATATCCCCTACCTTgctaatcttcttcttcttcttcctg GTTGCACCTTCCCCAGTAGAATTGTCAAATGTATCATCACT TCGGGGAGAGCTGAAAGGTCTTTTCCCCTCATATGATTGTCCGCAATGCATTAATAGAAAG GAACATGGTCGAATTAGTGCTGCTCGTCCTGATGAGAAA AATATTGGCATCCTTGTAACATATACTGATGCTAATGGTGCTGTTAGAACTAGGAGCATAAACTCCAAGGACTTGTCAACTTCATGGATATGGAGGTATCCTAGTGATGAGGATGGTGATCACAAGAAGAGTTCCAAG GAAGTGGAAGGGAAGTCTCAGAAACCGGATAAACTTGAGGGCACTATTGATCACTCTAATGGAAACAAAAATCAGTATGGAGTTGTTGTGGAGCATAAATCAGCATCTGAGCTGCATCCAATCAAACTGAAGCGCCAG AGGCTAAGAAACGAAAGAAGGGAACGGCGGACTGCAGAGCTGATCGAACAAGATAAGGATATTGAAAACCAAATTCAAGACGCTGCTGTTGAGCGAGCTAAAGAGCTTGACACAACTAGCAAGGGTAAATACAATATATGGAGGAAAGAATATGAAAACCCTAATGCTGACTCTACCCTTAAACTTATGCGTGACCAAATCATCATGGCAAGAGCGTATGCTACCATTGCAAAAGCTAAGAATGAAGATTCTCTGTATGATTCTTTGATAAATCATTCTAGAGAAAGCCAGCTTGCAATTGGAGAAGCCACTTCTGATTCTGAACTTCAACCAAG TGCACTTGACCGAGCAAAGGATATGGGCCATGTTTTAGCTGCTGCAAAGGATCAACTATACGATTGCATGACACTAGCAAGGAAACTAAGAGTCATGCTTCAGTCGGCCGAAACTGGTCTAAATATGCTGAAGAAAAGGAGTGCATTCTTGATACAGCTGGCTGCTAAAACTGTTCCCAGGCCTTTGCATTGTCTTCCTTTGCTTCTCACGACAGACTTCTTTATACGTCGATATAAAGAGAGAGAATTTCCGAACAAGGAAAAGCTTGAAGATCCTTCTCTGTTCCATTATGCAATATTTTCTGATAATGTACTTGCCACATCTGTTGTTGTAAACTCTACTATACTGCATGCGAAGGAGCCTGAAAAGCACGTTTTCCATATAGTGACAGATAAATTGAACTTCCCAGCTATGAAAATGTGGTTCCTTGTCAATCCTCCTGCTGCTGCAACAATTCACATTGAGAATGTCGATGACTTTACATGGCTAAATTCTACTTACTGCCCTGTACTACGTCAGCTTGAATCTGCTAGAATGATAGAGTATTATTTCAAGGCACATCAGTCGAACTCCCTTACATCTGGCACCGACAATCTTAAATATAGGAACCCAAAGTATTTGTCAATGCTGAATCATCTTAGGTTTTACCTTCCTGAAGTATATCCAAAGCTGGAGAAAATCTTATTTCTGGATGATGATATTGTAGTTCAGAAGGATCTGACACCTCTTTGGTCTGTCAACCTACAAGGGATGGTCAATGGTGCCGTGGAGACATGCAAAGAAAGCTTCCATAGATTTGATAAATATCTTAACTTTTCTAACCCGAAGATATCTGAAAACTTTGATCCAAATGCCTGTGGATGGGCTTTTGGCATGAATGTCTTTGATTTGAAGGAGTGGAGGAGGCGCAACATTACAGGAATATATCATTATTGGCAAGAAAGG AATGAGGATAGAACACTTTGGAAACTTGGCACCTTACCTCCAGGGTTAATAACTTTCTATAACTTGACTCATCCTTTGGATCGGAGCTGGCATGTCTTGGGTCTTGGCTATGATCCCGCCTTGAACAAAACAGAAATACAAAATGGGGCAGTTGTTCACTACAATGGAAATTACAAACCATGGTTGGATCTTGCAATTGCCAAGTACAAAGCTTATTGGTCTAGATATGtaatgttcaacaattcatacCTTCAACTTTGTAACATCAGGGAATAG